One window of the Rhipicephalus sanguineus isolate Rsan-2018 chromosome 2, BIME_Rsan_1.4, whole genome shotgun sequence genome contains the following:
- the LOC125757291 gene encoding uncharacterized protein LOC125757291, giving the protein MRQYREVSSATAARCGPRGVYVFKVLPRYSSSEDADAERQIKKTRLLNRKLTATLKRLPCVRILNAEHRFLNSSKEPRRAPLAIDGYHVHGGQGIDQLAKIVSSLARDFGPGVKSHGHSELGICYRLLKCSHCNTKGREVLRVQDCAPGSFN; this is encoded by the exons atgcgacaatataggg aagttagttctgcaactgcagcacgatgtggcccccgtggtgtatacgtcttcaaagtgctgccacgttactccagctctgaagacgccgatgcggagcgccagatcaagaaaacgcgcttgctgaaccgcaagctgacggctacgctgaaacgcctgccgtgtgttcgaatcttgaacgccgag catcggtttctcaattcctcgaaagagccacgacgtgcgcccttagcaattgatgggtaccatgtgcacggaggccaagggatcgatcagctggccaaaatcgtcagttctcttgcccgtgacttcggacctggagtgaagtcacatggacacagcgagctgggtatctgctacaggctgctgaagtgcagccactgcaacacaaaaggccGCGAAGTCCTGCGAGTGCAAGATTGTGCCCcagggtctttcaattga